The following proteins are encoded in a genomic region of Streptomyces sp. NBC_01723:
- a CDS encoding bifunctional glycosyltransferase/CDP-glycerol:glycerophosphate glycerophosphotransferase gives MAPRLSVIVPIYDVERYLPACLDSLAAQTFRDFEVLMVDDGSPDGSAAIAEEYASRDSRFKLIRKENGGLGAARNTGMAHLAPESEFLTFVDSDDLIPPDAYRLMVGSLDESGSDFATGNVFHLKGEKSWQVPLMRMLAGEARVRTHISRYAKLVADRIACNKVFRRTFWEKNGFAFPEGRLYEDTPVTMRAHYLAESVDVISEPCYYWRLREGESAPSITQRRTDPAGVRDRTTSVMEISAFLADQPGETFARLKREYDTRVLRDDLRLFLNVVPDGDEEYRTEFLRSANRFLDSIDPKVVMDLPAELRVQWLLVRKHQMEELIALLAGQRRKETPEVSGLLRKYASFPSLEGADLHLPKEALRIDQHLTMRAPLQEVSWSGDKLVLSGNAWIDKIDLPSRKASVKVLQLRKDRSRRRILLPARNVPRPEVTTDSGQDRYNYDWAGWEVTIDPTRLRKGGEWQEAVWHVGLGIFASGLVRRNAVHSSGGAACNFPPYHWLSPDFRLLPSVERGALKLRIEKVRALITGRTLEDDRIKVTGEIREPLTADEQVVLRVKNQKGAETLEYPVTVAREGGKQTFSVQVPVADVALVFHEGVDEMAQPEKRTWSTVLVATDPQGKERRFGTVMQEGLSDVEFPLPASLGEQSRLVELAVVAGHTGFLKFSGRTRRALIDTATVRDGRIALTGHADPRLSGSRFLLKPRNRYEERFVETHWLDDGRFEVSFDPSSLGGDGSVPLRAGRWNLFLRPEEEGTPDVPFVVDRLAADSFPVQAELGGRRYWLENRWGDFPQLNARSELSDLERGPYRQRELRSKVYEPLFQQPLKDQVFYLSYNGKQFSDSPRAMYEELVRRGLDVKHLWAVRDGQVNLPDGVEKVRMWGKEWYEALASSRYIVTNGHLPDWIVRRPGQSIVQTWHGTMLKKIGHDIDTLHFDRRYQEKLALEAKQWSLLVSSNRFSTPILKRAFSYDGEIQEAGYPRNDYLYSPDRDAVADRVKKALGLPAGKKVVLYAPTWRDDQSHSAGQYLFDLRIDLEDAQRRLGDDHVLLIRRHSNVVDAVPGAGNGFVWDASEYPDIADLYLAADIMITDYSSVMFDYAHLKRPMLFFTYDLEHYRDTLRGFYFDFEQDSPGPLIGNSKELVDAIRDIDQVQAEYQERFDRFHHLFCDLDDGNASARVVDRMLEQARES, from the coding sequence ATGGCCCCTCGGCTCAGTGTCATCGTCCCCATCTACGACGTGGAGCGTTACCTCCCCGCCTGTCTGGACTCGCTCGCCGCGCAGACCTTCCGCGACTTCGAGGTCCTGATGGTGGACGACGGTTCACCCGACGGCTCCGCCGCCATCGCCGAGGAGTACGCCTCCCGCGACTCGCGCTTCAAGCTCATACGCAAGGAGAACGGCGGCCTCGGCGCCGCCCGCAACACCGGCATGGCGCACCTCGCGCCGGAGTCGGAGTTCCTGACCTTCGTCGACAGCGACGACCTGATCCCGCCGGACGCCTACCGGCTCATGGTCGGCAGCCTCGACGAGAGCGGCTCGGACTTCGCCACGGGCAACGTCTTCCACCTCAAGGGCGAGAAGTCCTGGCAGGTGCCGCTGATGCGGATGCTGGCCGGCGAGGCCCGCGTGCGCACCCACATATCCCGGTACGCCAAGCTGGTCGCCGACCGCATCGCCTGCAACAAGGTCTTCCGCCGCACCTTCTGGGAGAAGAACGGCTTCGCCTTCCCCGAGGGCCGGCTGTACGAGGACACCCCGGTCACCATGCGGGCCCACTACCTGGCCGAGAGCGTCGACGTCATCTCGGAGCCCTGCTACTACTGGCGGCTGCGCGAGGGCGAGTCCGCCCCGTCGATCACCCAGCGCCGCACCGACCCGGCGGGCGTGCGCGACCGGACCACCTCCGTCATGGAGATCAGCGCCTTCCTCGCCGACCAGCCCGGCGAGACCTTCGCCCGTCTCAAGCGCGAGTACGACACCCGCGTCCTCCGGGACGACCTGCGGCTGTTCCTCAACGTGGTGCCGGACGGCGACGAGGAGTACCGCACCGAGTTCCTGCGCTCGGCCAACCGCTTCCTCGACAGCATCGACCCCAAGGTCGTCATGGACCTCCCGGCCGAACTGCGCGTGCAGTGGCTGCTGGTGCGCAAGCACCAGATGGAGGAGCTGATCGCCCTGCTGGCCGGCCAGCGCCGCAAGGAGACGCCCGAGGTCAGCGGCCTGCTGCGCAAGTACGCCTCGTTCCCCTCCCTGGAAGGTGCCGACCTGCACCTGCCCAAGGAGGCGCTCCGCATCGACCAGCACCTGACCATGCGCGCCCCGCTCCAGGAGGTGAGCTGGTCCGGCGACAAGCTCGTGCTCTCGGGCAACGCCTGGATCGACAAGATCGACCTGCCCTCGCGCAAGGCCTCGGTCAAGGTGCTCCAGCTGCGCAAGGACCGCTCCCGCCGCCGCATCCTGCTGCCGGCCCGCAACGTGCCGCGCCCGGAGGTCACCACCGACTCCGGCCAGGACCGCTACAACTACGACTGGGCCGGCTGGGAAGTCACCATCGACCCCACCAGGCTCCGCAAGGGCGGCGAGTGGCAGGAGGCCGTGTGGCACGTGGGCCTGGGCATCTTCGCCTCCGGCCTGGTACGCCGCAACGCCGTCCACTCCAGCGGCGGCGCGGCCTGCAACTTCCCGCCGTACCACTGGCTGAGCCCCGACTTCCGGCTGCTGCCGTCCGTCGAGCGCGGCGCGCTGAAGCTGCGCATCGAGAAGGTCCGCGCCCTGATCACCGGGCGCACCCTGGAGGACGACCGGATCAAGGTCACCGGTGAGATCCGCGAGCCCCTCACGGCGGACGAGCAGGTCGTCCTGCGGGTCAAGAACCAGAAGGGGGCCGAGACCCTCGAGTACCCCGTCACGGTGGCCCGCGAGGGCGGCAAGCAGACGTTCTCGGTCCAGGTGCCGGTGGCCGACGTGGCGCTGGTCTTCCACGAGGGCGTCGACGAGATGGCGCAGCCCGAGAAGCGGACCTGGTCCACGGTGCTGGTCGCGACCGACCCGCAGGGCAAGGAGCGCCGCTTCGGCACCGTGATGCAGGAGGGGCTGTCCGACGTCGAGTTCCCGCTGCCCGCCTCCCTCGGCGAGCAGTCGCGCCTGGTGGAGCTGGCCGTGGTCGCGGGTCACACCGGCTTCCTGAAGTTCTCCGGCCGCACCCGCCGCGCCCTGATCGACACGGCGACCGTGCGCGACGGCCGGATCGCCCTCACCGGCCACGCCGACCCGCGGCTGTCCGGCTCCCGCTTCCTGCTCAAGCCGCGCAACCGCTACGAGGAGCGCTTCGTCGAGACCCACTGGCTCGACGACGGCCGCTTCGAGGTCTCCTTCGACCCCTCCAGCCTCGGCGGCGACGGCAGCGTCCCGCTGCGCGCCGGCCGCTGGAACCTCTTCCTGCGGCCCGAGGAGGAGGGCACGCCCGACGTGCCCTTCGTGGTCGACCGGCTGGCCGCGGACTCGTTCCCGGTCCAGGCCGAACTGGGCGGCCGCCGCTACTGGCTGGAGAACCGCTGGGGCGACTTCCCGCAGCTCAACGCCCGCTCCGAGCTGAGCGACCTGGAGCGCGGCCCGTACCGCCAGCGGGAGCTGCGCAGCAAGGTGTACGAGCCGCTGTTCCAGCAGCCGCTCAAGGACCAGGTCTTCTACCTGAGCTACAACGGCAAGCAGTTCTCCGACAGCCCGCGCGCGATGTACGAGGAACTGGTGCGCCGCGGCCTGGACGTCAAGCACCTGTGGGCGGTCCGTGACGGCCAGGTCAACCTGCCCGACGGGGTCGAGAAGGTCCGCATGTGGGGCAAGGAGTGGTACGAGGCGCTGGCCTCCAGCCGCTACATCGTCACCAACGGCCACCTTCCCGACTGGATCGTGCGCCGCCCGGGCCAGTCGATCGTGCAGACCTGGCACGGCACGATGCTGAAGAAGATCGGGCACGACATCGACACGCTGCACTTCGACCGGCGCTACCAGGAGAAGCTGGCGCTGGAGGCGAAGCAGTGGAGCCTGCTGGTGTCCTCCAACCGCTTCAGCACACCGATCCTGAAGCGGGCGTTCTCCTACGACGGTGAGATCCAGGAGGCGGGCTACCCCCGCAACGACTACCTGTACTCGCCCGACCGGGACGCGGTCGCGGACCGCGTCAAAAAGGCGCTCGGACTGCCCGCGGGCAAGAAGGTCGTCCTGTACGCGCCGACCTGGCGGGACGACCAGTCGCACAGCGCCGGGCAGTACCTGTTCGACCTGCGCATCGACCTGGAGGACGCCCAGCGCCGCCTCGGCGACGACCACGTGCTGCTGATCCGCCGCCACTCCAACGTGGTGGACGCGGTGCCGGGCGCGGGCAACGGGTTCGTGTGGGACGCCTCGGAGTACCCGGACATCGCGGACCTGTACCTCGCGGCGGACATCATGATCACGGACTACTCGTCGGTGATGTTCGACTACGCGCACCTGAAGCGGCCGATGCTGTTCTTCACGTACGACCTGGAGCACTACCGGGACACGCTGCGCGGGTTCTACTTCGACTTCGAGCAGGACTCCCCCGGTCCGCTGATCGGCAACTCCAAGGAACTGGTCGACGCGATCCGGGACATCGACCAGGTCCAGGCGGAGTACCAGGAGCGGTTCGACCGCTTCCACCACCTCTTCTGCGACCTGGACGACGGCAACGCGTCCGCGCGGGTCGTCGACCGGATGCTGGAGCAGGCGCGGGAGAGCTGA
- a CDS encoding glycosyltransferase family 4 protein, with product MKIAFLVRDLCHMGGVVSATQNLAGALAERHDVEIVALRKVRDESYFPLDPRVSVRVLSDMRPDSPVSDVDNPLSDKFPLIYPLNAGAKTPVVSRLAELRLLEYFDTTDADVIVSSSPRNTIMLAQARGDYLKVTQEHSMPAIYATDIKERLFPAYRHLHALTALTPEEVAAIARQVPAVRNRLAVMPNCVPASTIRSTGTNKVVVSAGHLTDNKNHALLIEAFARVHADAPDWTLRIYGHGAEKKKLRARIEELGLSNSILLMGQTSPVTPEFGKGSIFVLPSKREAFGNVVVEAMAAGLPVVATDADHGPRNILTDGEDGLIVPRGDVDAMAEAIRSLVQDDELRLKMSAAGIRNAERFHERASRERFEAILREAFARKELPRHATARVDRQGSVHVAVGTLPPSAGQADLVLRKGGAGTEEHRFPFSAAGDAVVPWDAGVPHGTWELTLATREGGREVALGTDGYGCDTRDLLAVELPRPQGPSLALLLPHMHEDGGLRLRSALRDAHAEVGPVRVDERAIAVQAELWGAEATAGAVVEAVHRRDKERVLTFPLRAEGDGRVAVDIDCAALVRAHTEADEPEVIWDFSLRTAADAPRVQLAKLATDVLAPINVFTFPRPVLSEPAAGPPTVLTRAVRKSRRALGQTPAPLPPTRRRTELRPYFTAACQFAVKTVRL from the coding sequence GTGAAGATCGCATTTCTCGTTCGGGACCTCTGCCACATGGGGGGCGTGGTCAGCGCGACGCAGAACCTCGCCGGGGCTCTCGCCGAACGGCACGACGTAGAGATCGTCGCGCTGCGCAAGGTGCGCGACGAGTCCTACTTCCCGTTGGACCCGCGGGTCTCCGTCCGGGTGCTCAGCGACATGCGTCCGGACTCCCCGGTCTCCGACGTGGACAACCCGCTGTCCGACAAGTTCCCGCTGATCTACCCGCTCAACGCCGGTGCCAAGACGCCGGTGGTGAGCCGGCTCGCGGAACTGCGGCTCCTCGAGTACTTCGACACCACCGACGCCGACGTGATCGTCAGCTCCAGCCCGCGCAACACGATCATGCTGGCGCAGGCCCGCGGTGACTACCTGAAGGTCACCCAGGAGCACTCGATGCCCGCCATCTACGCCACGGACATCAAGGAACGCCTCTTCCCGGCCTACCGGCACCTGCACGCCCTGACGGCGCTCACCCCGGAGGAGGTCGCGGCCATCGCCCGGCAGGTGCCCGCGGTGCGCAACCGCCTGGCGGTGATGCCCAACTGCGTGCCCGCCTCTACCATCCGGTCCACCGGCACCAACAAGGTCGTGGTCTCGGCCGGTCACCTGACGGACAACAAGAACCACGCCCTGCTGATCGAGGCGTTCGCCCGGGTCCACGCCGACGCGCCGGACTGGACGCTGCGCATCTACGGCCACGGCGCCGAGAAGAAGAAGCTCCGGGCCCGCATCGAGGAACTCGGGCTGTCCAACAGCATCCTGCTGATGGGCCAGACCTCGCCCGTCACCCCGGAGTTCGGCAAGGGCTCGATCTTCGTCCTGCCCTCCAAGCGCGAGGCGTTCGGCAACGTCGTCGTGGAGGCGATGGCCGCCGGGCTCCCCGTCGTCGCCACCGACGCCGACCACGGGCCGCGCAACATCCTCACCGACGGCGAGGACGGCCTGATCGTCCCGCGCGGTGACGTCGACGCGATGGCCGAGGCGATCCGCAGCCTGGTCCAGGACGACGAACTGCGGCTGAAGATGTCCGCCGCGGGCATCCGCAACGCCGAGCGCTTCCACGAGCGGGCGAGCCGCGAGCGCTTCGAGGCCATCCTCCGGGAGGCCTTCGCCCGCAAGGAACTGCCCCGCCACGCCACGGCCCGCGTGGACCGGCAGGGCTCGGTGCACGTCGCCGTGGGCACGCTGCCGCCGAGCGCCGGACAGGCCGACCTCGTCCTGCGCAAGGGCGGGGCAGGCACCGAGGAGCACCGCTTCCCGTTCTCCGCCGCCGGCGACGCCGTCGTGCCCTGGGACGCCGGGGTGCCGCACGGCACCTGGGAGCTGACCCTGGCCACCCGCGAGGGCGGCCGCGAGGTGGCGCTGGGCACCGACGGCTACGGCTGCGACACCCGCGACCTGCTCGCCGTAGAGCTGCCGCGCCCGCAGGGGCCGTCCCTGGCGCTGCTGCTGCCGCACATGCACGAGGACGGCGGGCTGCGGCTGCGCAGTGCCCTGCGCGACGCCCACGCCGAGGTCGGCCCGGTCAGGGTCGACGAGCGGGCCATCGCCGTTCAGGCGGAGCTGTGGGGCGCCGAGGCCACCGCGGGTGCCGTCGTGGAGGCCGTGCACCGCAGGGACAAGGAGCGGGTGCTGACCTTCCCGCTGCGCGCCGAGGGCGACGGCCGGGTCGCGGTCGACATCGACTGCGCGGCGCTGGTGCGGGCGCACACCGAGGCCGACGAGCCCGAGGTGATCTGGGACTTCTCCCTGCGCACGGCGGCCGACGCGCCCCGCGTGCAGCTGGCCAAGCTGGCCACCGACGTGCTGGCCCCGATCAACGTGTTCACCTTCCCGCGTCCGGTGCTCAGCGAGCCGGCGGCGGGGCCGCCGACCGTGCTGACCCGGGCGGTGCGCAAGTCCCGCCGGGCCCTCGGCCAGACCCCCGCGCCGCTGCCGCCCACCCGGCGTCGCACGGAGCTGCGGCCCTACTTCACCGCCGCCTGCCAGTTCGCGGTGAAGACCGTACGGCTCTGA
- the galE gene encoding UDP-glucose 4-epimerase GalE: MSWLVTGGAGYIGAHVVRALVDGGEHVVVYDDLSTGSTDRVPDGVPLVVGSVLDGALLEGAIRDHAVTGVVHIAGKKQVAESVERPLHYYRENVTGLATLLEAMTATGVGRLVFSSSAAVYGMPDVDLVTEDTPCLPLSPYGETKLAGEWLINAAARAHGIRAASLRYFNVAGAAAPELSDSGVFNLIPMVFERLEAGDAPRVFGDDYATPDGTCVRDYIHVEDIASAHLAAARRLADAPEGTALTLNVGRGEGSSVREMVDRILKVTGRQDAAPRVSPRRPGDAARVVASADRAREELGWTARHDLDAMIETAWQGWRHRHG; this comes from the coding sequence ATGAGCTGGCTGGTCACGGGCGGAGCCGGGTACATCGGCGCGCATGTGGTGCGCGCCCTCGTCGACGGCGGGGAACACGTCGTCGTCTACGACGACCTGTCCACCGGCAGCACCGACCGCGTCCCCGACGGGGTCCCGCTGGTGGTCGGCAGCGTGCTCGACGGAGCCCTCCTGGAGGGCGCGATTCGTGACCATGCTGTGACAGGCGTGGTGCACATCGCGGGCAAGAAGCAGGTCGCGGAGTCGGTGGAGCGGCCGCTCCACTACTACCGGGAGAACGTCACGGGCCTCGCCACCCTCCTGGAGGCCATGACGGCCACCGGTGTCGGCCGCCTCGTCTTCTCCTCCTCCGCCGCCGTCTACGGCATGCCCGATGTGGACCTCGTCACGGAGGACACCCCGTGCCTGCCGCTGAGCCCCTACGGCGAGACCAAGCTGGCCGGCGAGTGGCTGATCAACGCCGCCGCCCGGGCCCACGGCATCCGGGCCGCCTCGCTGCGCTACTTCAACGTCGCGGGTGCGGCCGCCCCCGAGCTGTCCGACTCCGGCGTCTTCAACCTCATCCCGATGGTCTTCGAACGCCTGGAGGCGGGGGACGCCCCGCGCGTCTTCGGCGACGACTACGCCACCCCCGACGGCACCTGCGTACGGGACTACATCCACGTCGAGGACATCGCCTCCGCCCACCTCGCCGCCGCGCGACGGCTGGCGGACGCCCCGGAGGGGACCGCGCTCACCCTCAACGTGGGGCGCGGTGAGGGCAGTTCGGTGCGCGAGATGGTGGACCGCATCCTCAAGGTCACCGGACGGCAGGACGCCGCGCCGCGGGTGAGCCCCCGCCGCCCCGGCGACGCGGCCCGCGTCGTCGCCTCCGCCGACCGGGCCCGCGAGGAACTGGGCTGGACGGCCCGCCACGACCTGGACGCCATGATCGAGACCGCCTGGCAGGGCTGGCGCCACCGGCACGGCTGA
- a CDS encoding bifunctional glycosyltransferase/CDP-glycerol:glycerophosphate glycerophosphotransferase, with protein MPKLSLVVPVYKVQGYLPECLDSVLGQDCTDFEIIAVDDCSPDGSGAILDEYAKRDSRIHVIHLTENVGLGRARNAGLEKASGDYVLFLDSDDTLSDGALSAIADRLEATGNPEILVFDYARTYWDGRIRPNLRADLLKEEGPDTFPLSERPRLLDLLQIVWNKAYRRDFVTRAGLTFPPGYYEDAPWTFCSMISAERIAVLDRVCVHYRQRREGGNILKTVSRKHFDVFDQYQRVFDYLDAHEELTEWRGPLFRKMVDHYLTILERPGRLPQDARAEFFHRASADYRARVPKGWTRPAGGRGHKYGMLERDAYTTMVSALAAVKFRQRVKTRTRSALNRSKRSAMGAFYQSQLRLPLDDNLVLFSAYWSRSVSCNPAAIDAELARLAPGMRRVWAVRAENAHLAPKGVKVVRVGSRDYWAALARAKYLVNNVNFADSVVKREGQIHVQTHHGTPLKTMGLDQRKYPASTDMDFEKLLERCDRWDYSISSNQFSTVVWERVYPCSYTTLETGYPRNDALVNATSEDVRAARAALGLADGAKAFLYMPTHREYQPGFTPPLDLARFAGELGPDVTVLVRGHYFYGSSSPHIAELRRTGRIVDVSGHGRVEDLYLAADALITDYSSAMFDYAVLDRPIISYVPDWDVYSAVRGTYFDLLQEPPGAVATTQTELLRLLASGEYDSPETTERRDVFRRRFCEFDDGHAAERVVRRVFLGEENLLPIVPFDERHHAPTPAQALELVERA; from the coding sequence ATGCCCAAGCTCTCTCTCGTTGTCCCCGTGTACAAGGTGCAGGGCTATCTGCCCGAGTGCCTTGACTCCGTACTCGGGCAGGACTGCACGGACTTCGAGATCATCGCGGTCGACGACTGTTCGCCGGACGGGTCCGGTGCCATTCTCGACGAGTACGCGAAACGGGACTCCCGGATTCATGTGATTCACCTCACGGAAAACGTGGGCCTGGGGCGTGCGCGCAACGCCGGTCTGGAAAAGGCAAGTGGCGATTACGTGTTGTTCCTGGACAGTGACGACACACTGTCCGACGGCGCGTTGTCGGCCATTGCCGACCGGCTGGAGGCCACCGGCAATCCCGAGATCCTGGTCTTCGACTACGCGCGTACCTACTGGGACGGCCGGATCCGCCCGAACCTGCGGGCCGACCTGCTCAAGGAGGAGGGCCCGGACACCTTCCCCCTCTCCGAGCGGCCCCGCCTGCTCGACCTGCTCCAGATCGTGTGGAACAAGGCGTACCGCCGCGACTTCGTCACCCGGGCCGGGCTCACCTTCCCGCCCGGGTACTACGAGGACGCCCCCTGGACGTTCTGCTCCATGATCAGCGCCGAGCGGATCGCCGTACTGGACCGTGTCTGCGTGCACTACCGGCAGCGGCGCGAGGGCGGCAACATCCTCAAGACGGTCAGCCGCAAGCACTTCGACGTCTTCGACCAGTACCAGCGGGTCTTCGACTACCTGGACGCGCACGAGGAACTCACCGAGTGGCGCGGCCCGTTGTTCCGCAAGATGGTCGACCACTACCTGACCATCCTGGAGCGGCCGGGCCGCCTGCCGCAGGACGCGCGGGCCGAGTTCTTCCACCGCGCCTCGGCCGACTACCGGGCCCGCGTGCCCAAGGGCTGGACCCGCCCGGCCGGCGGCCGCGGCCACAAGTACGGGATGCTGGAGCGCGACGCGTACACGACCATGGTGAGCGCGCTGGCGGCGGTGAAGTTCCGCCAGCGGGTCAAGACCCGCACCCGCTCCGCGCTCAACCGCTCCAAGCGGAGCGCGATGGGCGCCTTCTACCAGTCGCAGCTCAGGCTGCCGCTGGACGACAACCTGGTGCTGTTCTCCGCCTACTGGAGCCGCAGCGTCTCCTGCAACCCCGCCGCCATCGACGCCGAACTGGCCCGGCTGGCCCCCGGGATGCGCCGCGTGTGGGCGGTGCGCGCGGAGAACGCGCACCTGGCGCCCAAGGGCGTGAAGGTCGTCCGGGTGGGCTCCCGCGACTACTGGGCGGCCCTGGCCCGCGCCAAGTACCTCGTGAACAACGTGAACTTCGCCGACTCCGTGGTCAAGCGCGAGGGCCAGATCCACGTGCAGACCCATCACGGCACGCCGCTGAAGACCATGGGCCTGGACCAGCGCAAGTACCCGGCCTCCACCGACATGGACTTCGAGAAGCTCCTGGAGCGGTGCGACCGCTGGGACTACAGCATCAGCTCCAACCAGTTCTCCACCGTGGTCTGGGAGCGGGTCTACCCCTGCTCGTACACCACGCTGGAGACCGGCTACCCGCGCAACGACGCCCTCGTGAACGCCACGTCCGAGGACGTGCGCGCGGCCCGTGCGGCGCTGGGCCTGGCCGACGGCGCCAAGGCGTTCCTGTACATGCCGACGCACCGCGAGTACCAGCCGGGCTTCACCCCGCCGCTGGACCTGGCCCGGTTCGCCGGCGAGCTGGGACCGGACGTGACCGTCCTGGTGCGCGGCCACTACTTCTACGGCAGCTCCTCCCCGCACATCGCCGAACTGCGCCGCACCGGCCGGATCGTCGACGTGTCCGGGCACGGCCGGGTGGAGGACCTGTACCTCGCCGCCGACGCGCTGATCACGGACTACTCCTCGGCGATGTTCGACTACGCGGTCCTCGACCGCCCGATCATCAGCTACGTCCCCGACTGGGACGTCTACTCCGCGGTGCGCGGCACCTACTTCGACCTGCTCCAGGAACCGCCCGGCGCGGTGGCCACCACACAGACGGAACTGCTGCGGCTGCTCGCCTCCGGCGAGTACGACAGCCCGGAGACGACCGAGCGGCGGGACGTCTTCCGCCGGCGTTTCTGCGAATTCGACGACGGACACGCAGCCGAACGCGTCGTACGGCGCGTCTTCCTCGGTGAAGAGAACCTGCTGCCCATCGTTCCGTTCGACGAACGCCACCACGCCCCGACCCCCGCCCAGGCGCTCGAACTGGTCGAGCGGGCCTGA
- the proB gene encoding glutamate 5-kinase — protein MGEARRIVVKVGSSSLTTASGGLDADRVDALVDVLSKVRSGGEREIVLVSSGAIAAGLAPLGLRRRPRDLARQQAAASVGQGLLVARYTASFARYGVRVGQVLLTSDDMSRRAHHRNASRTLDKLLAMGAFPIVNENDTVATDEIRFGDNDRLAALVAHLVRADLLVLLSDVDGVYDGDPSRPGTSRIAEVHAPADLAEIEIGSTGKAGVGTGGMVTKVEAARIAAAAGIPVVLTSAVHAADALAGGDTGTYFHATGRRFADRLLWLQHASTPRGALILDEGAVRAVVEGRKSLLPAGIAGAEGGFAAGDPVELRDGTGRAVARGLVNFDAKEIPRLIGRSTRELARELGPAYEREVVHRDDLVILHP, from the coding sequence GTGGGCGAGGCCCGCAGGATCGTCGTCAAGGTCGGCTCCTCCTCGCTGACCACCGCGTCGGGCGGCCTGGACGCGGACCGGGTGGACGCCCTGGTGGACGTCCTCTCCAAGGTCCGCTCCGGCGGGGAGCGGGAGATCGTCCTCGTCTCCTCCGGCGCCATCGCCGCGGGGCTGGCCCCGCTGGGCCTGCGCCGCCGCCCCCGGGACCTGGCCCGCCAGCAGGCCGCCGCCAGCGTCGGCCAGGGCCTGCTGGTCGCCCGCTACACCGCCTCCTTCGCCCGCTACGGCGTCCGCGTCGGCCAGGTGCTGCTGACCAGCGACGACATGAGCCGCCGCGCGCACCACCGCAACGCCTCCCGCACCCTCGACAAACTGCTGGCGATGGGCGCCTTCCCGATCGTCAACGAGAACGACACCGTCGCCACCGACGAGATCCGCTTCGGCGACAACGACCGGCTCGCCGCCCTCGTCGCCCACCTGGTCCGGGCCGACCTGCTGGTCCTGCTCTCCGACGTGGACGGCGTCTACGACGGCGACCCGAGCAGGCCCGGCACCTCGCGGATCGCCGAGGTGCACGCCCCCGCCGACCTGGCGGAGATCGAGATCGGCAGCACCGGCAAGGCGGGGGTCGGCACCGGCGGCATGGTCACCAAGGTCGAGGCGGCCCGGATCGCCGCCGCGGCCGGCATCCCGGTGGTCCTGACCAGCGCGGTCCACGCCGCCGACGCCCTGGCCGGCGGCGACACCGGCACCTACTTCCACGCCACCGGCAGGCGCTTCGCCGACCGGCTGCTCTGGCTCCAGCACGCCTCCACCCCGCGCGGGGCGCTCATCCTCGACGAAGGGGCGGTGCGCGCGGTCGTCGAGGGCCGCAAGTCGCTGCTCCCGGCCGGGATCGCCGGCGCCGAGGGCGGGTTCGCCGCGGGCGACCCCGTCGAGCTGCGGGACGGCACCGGACGGGCGGTGGCGCGGGGCCTGGTCAACTTCGACGCCAAGGAGATCCCGCGGCTGATCGGCCGCTCCACCCGGGAGCTGGCCCGCGAGCTGGGACCCGCGTACGAACGTGAGGTCGTACACAGGGACGATCTGGTGATCCTGCATCCGTAA